A window from Anoplolepis gracilipes chromosome 15, ASM4749672v1, whole genome shotgun sequence encodes these proteins:
- the LOC140673756 gene encoding acylphosphatase-1, protein MIGFILILVCSLISSSFLEQSLPSTEKPGMSKLLAVDFEVFGVVQGVFFRKYTQKRGKELGLKGWCMNTSNGTVVGHLEGEKSRVEEMKEWLRRTGSPQSRIDKVEFRNEKEISQPSFSNFQVRG, encoded by the exons ATGATTGGGTTCATTCTCATCCTCGTTTGCTCATTAATCTCGTCGTCGTTTCTCGAGCAGTCGTTGCCGTCGACGGAAAAGCCGGGAATGTCGAAGCTGCTCGCGGTAGATTTCGAGGTCTTCGGCGTCGTGCAAG GTGTCTTCTTCCGGAAG TATACGCAGAAACGCGGCAAAGAGTTGGGTCTGAAAGGATGGTGCATGAACACGTCGAACGGTACCGTCGTCGGTCATTTGGAAGGGGAAAAGTCTCGAGTTGAAGAGAT gaaAGAGTGGCTTCGTCGTACCGGCAGTCCTCAGTCACGGATCGACAAGGTGGAATTTCGCAACGAGAAGGAAATTTCGCAGCCGTCGTTTTCGAATTTTCAAGTTCGGGGATAG
- the LOC140674123 gene encoding uncharacterized protein isoform X2 translates to MNENDHCVGKHGHICNMDSPSRFEPTTKRTAAAEVHRHATGEAMTELGEVRVTAPSSSIATSIPQTSGDPAPCKNGGCKVWRSNRDGGGEPRSQSPWHSLKTVFLVSVIVAFLLWIIVYTLLDQYRIL, encoded by the exons ATGAACGAGAACGATCATTGTGTCGGGAAACATGGACACATATGCAAC ATGGATTCGCCGTCGAGATTCGAGCCGACGACGAAGAGgacggcggcggcggaggTGCACCGCCACGCCACCGGCGAGGCAATGACGGAGTTGGGCGAGGTGAGGGTGACCGCGCCGAGCAGCAGCATCGCCACGTCGATACCGCAGACCAGCGGTGACCCGGCGCCCTGCAAGAACGGCGGCTGCAAGGTCTGGAGGAGCAACCGCGACGGTGGTGGCGAGCCGCGTTCCCAGAGCCCCTGGCACTCGCTCAAAACCGTCTTCCTCGTCTCCGTCATCGTGGCGTTCCTCCTCTGGATCATAGTCTACACCCTGCTGGACCAGTATCGGATCCTGTGA
- the LOC140674123 gene encoding uncharacterized protein isoform X1: MRCFESFFKRTWRPQQVHQMDSPSRFEPTTKRTAAAEVHRHATGEAMTELGEVRVTAPSSSIATSIPQTSGDPAPCKNGGCKVWRSNRDGGGEPRSQSPWHSLKTVFLVSVIVAFLLWIIVYTLLDQYRIL; the protein is encoded by the exons ATGAGGTGTTTCGAGAGCTTCTTCAAGCGCACCTGGCGGCCGCAGCAGGTGCATCAG ATGGATTCGCCGTCGAGATTCGAGCCGACGACGAAGAGgacggcggcggcggaggTGCACCGCCACGCCACCGGCGAGGCAATGACGGAGTTGGGCGAGGTGAGGGTGACCGCGCCGAGCAGCAGCATCGCCACGTCGATACCGCAGACCAGCGGTGACCCGGCGCCCTGCAAGAACGGCGGCTGCAAGGTCTGGAGGAGCAACCGCGACGGTGGTGGCGAGCCGCGTTCCCAGAGCCCCTGGCACTCGCTCAAAACCGTCTTCCTCGTCTCCGTCATCGTGGCGTTCCTCCTCTGGATCATAGTCTACACCCTGCTGGACCAGTATCGGATCCTGTGA
- the LOC140674123 gene encoding uncharacterized protein isoform X3 encodes MDSPSRFEPTTKRTAAAEVHRHATGEAMTELGEVRVTAPSSSIATSIPQTSGDPAPCKNGGCKVWRSNRDGGGEPRSQSPWHSLKTVFLVSVIVAFLLWIIVYTLLDQYRIL; translated from the coding sequence ATGGATTCGCCGTCGAGATTCGAGCCGACGACGAAGAGgacggcggcggcggaggTGCACCGCCACGCCACCGGCGAGGCAATGACGGAGTTGGGCGAGGTGAGGGTGACCGCGCCGAGCAGCAGCATCGCCACGTCGATACCGCAGACCAGCGGTGACCCGGCGCCCTGCAAGAACGGCGGCTGCAAGGTCTGGAGGAGCAACCGCGACGGTGGTGGCGAGCCGCGTTCCCAGAGCCCCTGGCACTCGCTCAAAACCGTCTTCCTCGTCTCCGTCATCGTGGCGTTCCTCCTCTGGATCATAGTCTACACCCTGCTGGACCAGTATCGGATCCTGTGA